The Candidatus Sysuiplasma acidicola genome includes the window GACACCTCCGGCCAATGCCGTTTTGCCATTGTCTTCATAATGTTCCTCATGAAGTGTACATTACATGGCATAATTGCCATGCAGCACCTGTAAACGAGTGCTGCACAGCCTGCATTATGCCCCTGTGGCCGTCGGAGATGACCATCTTGACGCCATGAAGGCCTCTTGCCTTCAGTTCGTCAAAGTACCCTTCCCAGAGCAGTCCGTCTTCGCCGTCAGCGATCTTTGCACCTAGTATCTCCCTGTTGCCATCCGCCCTGATGCCGGCAACAACAAACAGTGCCTTTGAGACATATCTTGCTCCGTCCCTCACCTTGAAGTACGATGCATCGACTATGAGGAATGTAATCTCGTCATCGATTGGTCTGTCAAGGAACTGGTGAACGGCAACATCCAGTTCCTTTGCCATCCTCGACACGGTAGATGGCGATATGTTCTCTACGCCGAGCTGCTCCACGACACTGCGTACATCCCTTGTGGCAACGCCCTGGATGTACGATTCCATGATGACACTGGTGAGCGCATTCTCGACTCTGGAATATGTTTCGAAGACCTTTGTCCTGAATGGAAACTCCCTCAGCTGCGGCTTGGACAGCTGAAGTAGTCCGTGTCTTGTCTTCAGTGTTCGTTCCCTGTATCCGTTCCTGTGTGCCCTTCTTCCCTTTCCCCTTACGTATCTGCCGGCACCGGACTGCTGTTCTGCTTCATGATCCATGACCTGATTGAGAAACCATGTCATGAGCTCGCGCATTCCCTGCTCATTGCTGTTCAGATACTCTGCTATTAAATCCCTGATATCCTTATTCTCTATGCCCTGTGCTTCCATTCTCAAACACTCCTAATGTTCAAGAGTGAAGGTACAGGGTCTATTGAAATTTACAGCAAAAGGTGTACACGTCCCAGTGTACAGCTTTGTCTTTAACTTCACAATGCAGCTGCGAGTAACATCTTGTAATCAGAATGCCGATTCGTACATGTGCCAGAATTCTCTTCGTAAATCGTAATTTAGACATGGACTTAAACCCAAATAGGTTCAAATCCGGATGAGCCCATATTTATTGCCGTTCACTGTTCCGCTGAACGAATCCGGGCAACCTTCAAACTCAAAAGACCAACCTCGGGGTCAGCCTGTTCGCTACCGTCACAAGAGTACAACACTCTGATCACAGCATAAGACAGTATGGATGGCATGGTCAAAGTCACGGGCCTGACCGACCAACCTATCTATGTTCAGCTTCAAAACGGGACCGAGGAGTGGCTACTCCTCGGCCAGCTCAACTTCACAATGAAGATCTTTGATCCGCTCAACAACACTTGGCTGCCTGTCTACAACATAACTGCGCTTCACGGCAATTTCACGGTGTACGACGTATCTGCAGCACCAGTCTATCATGGCAGCACTCTTGGAGGAGACTATATAGCAAACGGCATATTTCTTGACGACAAAATAGCTTGATGGGATACCAAGGCGAGTAAAGAGAAGTTTGGGAATATGGGACCTCCACTTCAGTCAGTACGGCCGCCAGAACTGGGTCGTGAAATTAGTCAAAAGGTCAAAGCAGTGGTAGTGGTAATCATGGTTGTCGCAGTGTCAGCCGTTGGTCTTGTCTCATATTACTGGGCAAGCAGAACGGTCTCGGTTACATTCGTGGAGTCAGGCCTGCCTGCCGGCAGCAACTGGTCTGTCTCGATGTTTAACCCCACACAGGCTGTGGCCCAGCGCACGTCCAATTCCACAGTCGGCAACCCGTCCACCATAACAGTCAACGGTCTGGAAAAAGACACATGGTATGGCGTTGTGTTCAACTATCCCGGAGCCTATGCAGCTTATGCCAAATACTGGGGCAAAAACAACAGTATCTGGTGGGAGGAATACAACAAGCCGTTCTCATTCTGGCAGAACCCTTCTCAGCCCATAGGCATTAAAACCAACTCCAGCTCATCCACTTTGAAAATACTCTTCGATCCCTTCGTCAATGTGGGCTTCTCCTTGGCGTTTGTGCATCTCAATAACCAGACATACGGTATGTATGATGGAGGAGGTGTTGGAGCTGTCTCTACCAGTACTTCCGTACCGTTCGGACCGCAGCCTGTGAACGACACCACGGTTGTTTATGGCTACGAATTCGCCCCTGGCACAGTGTTGCAAGGGAGTAATGGCACATTGCTCAACCTGACTGGCTCTTTCAATGTCACTCAGGTGAACCTCCAGTCGAATGTGACCGGAATATCGATAATTGGTATGAACCGTACTTTGCCCTGGCACGTCTACATGAGTCCAGTTGAGCCGGAGATCATCGAGATCAATGTTTATATTCCTCACGAACCTATAATCCAGGCAGTCCTCAATTTCACTCTAACTATTGAGGGCTGGAACCCGAATGGGCAATGAAGCCGCAGCAATAGATACCCCTTTGTTGATCAAATGTGAACTGTCGATATCGTGAGAGATGAATTAGCTATCCATCTTCGAGACAACTGGATATCTCAGTGGCATATGCGTAGCAGAGCTCGGTAGTACACAGCATCGTCTGCAAATTCACAACACAACTGTTAGTGACATCTATCCATCAGAATGCCGCTTCGTACATGTGCCAGAATCCTCTTCGTAAATAGTAATGCCGGTATGGACTTAAATCCGAATAGGTTCAATTCCTGATGAGCCCACTTCATTCTAAGAGCATGTTGCAGCACGCACCGCAGTCCAGCAGTTCCTGACCCGGGGCGTTGAAGGAGTGTTTGATTGTTACATGACGTGCATGATTATCTGAACACTTATATGTCGGATGGCGAATAGGTTGCAAAGTGCAAGATAAAACAGTGTGCAATACAGCTGGCTTCTGCACCGGGCTATTTTCATTGCTCGGGGCAGAAAATGACATTGGTAATAAGTCGACGCGAAAGAGTGCTTCAGATATCTCACTCACAGGAAAACTGGATTTCCCTGCCCCTTATTCCTATGCTCTGGACTGGAAAATGGACTATGACGGCATATTTTCGATCGTTAGGAAGGCAGTCAGGTATGTCATAAACAAGGAGCGCAGCGGACTCGGACTCATGCTCTCCGACCTTCCATCGGAACTCGGGGCATTCTGGGAAGTGGGCGGCAACTACATAGTGCTCAACGAAACACTCGTGGAATTGATGAGGAAGATGGCGAGATCAGCGCGCGAATTCAACTCCTACGTGTTTGTTGTCCTCGCTCACGAATATCTTCACGCTATCGGCTACATCGACGAGACAGACGTCAGGAGAGTAACAGCGGCCGTGACAAACAAGGCGATGGGAGAAGATCATCCGGCAGCCCTGATGGCTTCCGGAGATATGTGGGCAATGTACCCGTTCCTCAGACTGGCTGGAGATGGAAGGGGCAGGAATACGAGGATCGTGGGCAGATTCGACAGCGAATCAACAAGAACATACATCTGGTGATGGCATCTGCCTTTTCTCCACCAATTACAATTCAGCCGGATTTGACAGTAGCCCTGTTTATAACGACCTTTGAAACAGGCCGATCATTACTGTCCCTCTTCACGGCACTTATTGCTACTGCGACATCCATTCCTTCGGTAACTCTGCCAAAAACAGGGTGCTTGGAATCCAGGAAATTATTGTCTGCCACATTTATGAAAAATTGACTTCCCCCGGTATTCGGCCCTGCATTTGCCATTGAAATCGTGCCTTTTGAATTCCTGTTTTTCCTCGAAAACTCATCTTTAATGCTGTAGCCAGGTCCGCCCCTGCCGGTTCCCGTAGGGTCTCCGCCCTGAATCATGAAACCAGGTATAACTCTGTGAAAGATGACGCCGTTGTAAAAGCCCTTCTCAGTCAGTGTTCTGAAGTTACCTGCGGTAACGGGCATTTCGCTCTCAAAGAGTTCGATAACAATCTTTCCCATCGTAGTTTCCAATATTACGCTGGACATTAGGATCGTCTGAGCATCGGACAACATATATCTAAACCATGCGGCCCACTATTTTTTTGTCCAGGCTGCTGTAGGAATGACATTATGTGCTGCCGTCATCTGGTTCAGACCGTGCAGCGCTGAAAGAGTGTGCCGGCACTGCAGCAGACAGAAGTACAAGCAAGCTGAATGATCCACGCCTGAAAGACAATCCTCCGGGCTAACTGCGCAGAATAATCCCATTGTTTTTCAGGAAGGCTACAAGACCTTCTGCATTCCGGAACAGATGCGATACAATGCCTCGTCTTTCAGCAGCTGCAACATTCTCCGGTGCATCATCAACGAACAGACAGTCCTTCGCAGTTGTTCCTGAAACTTTGATGGCTGCATCGAATATCCTGCTATCCGGTTTTACGATACCTACAACATAGGAAAGAACGACCCCGTCAAACAGCCTGTCCATGCCGTAAGTGGTCTTCAGCATGGTCCATGTGTGTTCGGGCATGTTGCTCAGGGCGACAATTTTCACGCCACCCGCGTCCCTTGCCTGCTCCAGCACACTCCACACTTTCCTGTCTGGGATTATGCTCGAGTCCAGAATCGAAATGAATTCGCCTGCATCGATGTTTAATTCGAGTCTGTCCAAAACCCTCATGCAGAATTCACCTACGGTGATCCGGCCTTCATCGAACGCAACGGCTTCCTCCCTCAAAATGAGGAAAGCTCTCAAATAATCTGTTCCGAACCGTCTGTTAAGCGTTTCAGACATTGTTGCATAGGCGTTCGAAACGCAAACCCCGCCAATATCGGTAATTAGACACCTCAAAATAATATACCGGATCCGGCAAATAAACGGCGGAATATATACATTAATGCCGTATGAGCAAGCGAGAATTAATGAGCAGCATGAGGACTATTTTGCAGTATATCCGCCATCTGCAATCACTTCAGAACCTGTCATGAAAGATGATTCGTCGGACAGGAGGAATACAATCACATTCGCAATTTCATCACTGCGACCCAGACGGCCAAGGGGATGCATACCTGCAACCATTGAATAAACGGCAGTCCTTTCTCCTAAGCTGTCCGCATAATTCTGGACCATCGGCGTGTCTATGAATCCGGGATGAACAGAGTTGACGCGAATTCCGTGCTTGGCGTAGAGCAACGCATCCACTTTGGTCATCATTCTGACAGCTCCCTTTGATGCATGATATGGAGGAACGTCCTCGCCACCAACTAGACCGTAAATCGACGAGAGGTTGACGATGGAGCCGCGATTGTTCCTTATCATATATGGAAGGGCGTGCTTGGTGCAGAAAAATGTGCCTTTGACATTGACCGAGAACACTATGTCCCATTCCTCCTCTGTTAATTCGTGCGTAGGCTTGCTTGACCCGCTTATGCCCGCATTGTTGACAAGGCCGTAAACCGGGCCGAGTTCCTTGTTGAGCCTGGTGAAGGTGCCGCTCACTTCCTTTTCGCGGCTCACATCCATATGATAGTAAGATGCGTGCCCGCCCTTTCCGACAATCTCACTGACGACATCTTTTCCTTCAGTATCCTTCACATCACACACCGCAACATATGCGCCTTCATCGGCGGCTCTGATAGCCGTAGCCTTCCCGATTCCAAGAGCGGCACCCGTCACAACAACAACTCGTTTGTCTAACCGGCCTGGCAAAATAACACCAGATTACCATGAACCATCGGAGACTAATAAGTTTCGCAAAACATTTTCGCTTTTCAAACTAATATGCACTTAACCCGCAAGCAAAATACATTCTGCCAAAAGATCATACAACAGTGTCGTCGAACCGTTCCACCTGCCTGTCTACAAATTCCGTGAACTGCTTCAGGAAAGCCATAACGTCGCAGACAATTCCATAATCTGCATACCTGAAAATAGGCGCGTCCCGGTTGTTGTTTACTGCAACCACTGTTCCCGCATACCTGATGCCCACAACGTGATTATCCTGACCCGAAATGCCGAGAGCGATGTAGAGCGACGGAGAAATTGAAGTGCCTGTGAGTCCTATTTGCTGCTGCCTCGGGACCCAGCCCATATCCACAACAGGTCTGGTAGCACCTACCGAGGCACGCATTTTTCCTGCAAGATTGAGAACTGCGACCAGATTATCTCTGCTCTTCAGGCCCCTGCCCACGCCAATAATGATGTCTGAACTGCTGAGTTTCCTGTAATCCCGGGACAATTCCCTGAATGACACTCTTGTCGGCGATGTCCTGCCTGAAGGCTGAACGGTGCTGATACGCATGGGGGCGGTTCCAACACATCTGGGAAATATTCCCGGCCGTACAGTTGCCATTTCAGGGGCAGTCATGGACATTATACGGGCAACTATGCCACCTCCGAAAGCAGGTTTGTACTGTATGAGTTTGCCGTTTTCAATTTTCAGGCCCACACAATCAGCCGTCAGCCCCAGTCTGAGTCTTGCGGCAATTGCTCCAGCGATTTCACGACCATCGAGAGACGACGGGAAAACAATACAGCGTGGTTTCGATGAGGTGATGAGTTCTGCAAGCGTGTCGGTAAGCAGTTCGTTGCCAGCTCCATCAATATACAGGTATTCGTGGCAGAGCATGCCTTCGAGCGCCTCAGGGGGAATATTGCCGATCACTTTGACAGAGAGGCTTTCCGGTATGGAGAGTTCTGCGAGTTTAGATGCAATTTCCATTGCGGTGTCAGGATCGTTGAGTGCAATGCCCCATAGTTCGCCTTTGTGTTCATCTCCACTCGACAGATCAACTCTACGGGCAGCAGTTTTTCTGAACTTCATGGCGATGGTGTATACCAGCCTGAAGGCGTCTTCCCCAGCTTCGATGAAGGATGTCTTCCTGAAACTATTCACTCTCTCTGTTCCCGTGACAGCAGTTGGTGAATCCGAACCGCTTACCTGCGCGCCGGCGTCCCTCAGATTCATGACGCGTACGCGTTCTTCGAGATCCGGCGAGGCCGGCCCCGGCACCCTTGCCTTATTGATCTTCTCGCTGACTGAAAAGACGGCCGGAAGCGGAAGAGAGAACTCTGCAACTCCGTCTTCACGATCCTGTTCAACCACCACACGACCACCTTCGTCAAAATCGATTCGGGAAACTGACGATTTGAACCCAAAGTTGAGAAATTCTGCGACTTCGGGCGGTACCTGTGAGGTTTCACCGTCAAGGGAGTATTTACCCATCAGAATAAGATCGGGTGACAATTTCCTTGCCACCGCTGCCAGCACTTCGGATGTTACCAGTGTGTCGGCGCCAGACAGATTCCGGTCAGTAACGAGAATCGCACGATCGATACCCATTCTAACCGATTCGATCAATACATCCTTAGCAGATGGAGGGCCCATGGACACTGCAATAGTTGTAGCTCCTGTTTTTTCGTGTATTCTCACTGCCTCTTCGACAGCCTTTCTGTCAAATGAATTCATGAGAAGAGGTACTCCGTCTCTCTTCACTCTCATAGTGGTTGCATCGAATTCTATCCTGTTGACATCCGGAATCTGCTTAACAAAAACAAGCACATGCATCAGATATTCACCAGTACT containing:
- a CDS encoding FAD-binding protein is translated as MHVLVFVKQIPDVNRIEFDATTMRVKRDGVPLLMNSFDRKAVEEAVRIHEKTGATTIAVSMGPPSAKDVLIESVRMGIDRAILVTDRNLSGADTLVTSEVLAAVARKLSPDLILMGKYSLDGETSQVPPEVAEFLNFGFKSSVSRIDFDEGGRVVVEQDREDGVAEFSLPLPAVFSVSEKINKARVPGPASPDLEERVRVMNLRDAGAQVSGSDSPTAVTGTERVNSFRKTSFIEAGEDAFRLVYTIAMKFRKTAARRVDLSSGDEHKGELWGIALNDPDTAMEIASKLAELSIPESLSVKVIGNIPPEALEGMLCHEYLYIDGAGNELLTDTLAELITSSKPRCIVFPSSLDGREIAGAIAARLRLGLTADCVGLKIENGKLIQYKPAFGGGIVARIMSMTAPEMATVRPGIFPRCVGTAPMRISTVQPSGRTSPTRVSFRELSRDYRKLSSSDIIIGVGRGLKSRDNLVAVLNLAGKMRASVGATRPVVDMGWVPRQQQIGLTGTSISPSLYIALGISGQDNHVVGIRYAGTVVAVNNNRDAPIFRYADYGIVCDVMAFLKQFTEFVDRQVERFDDTVV
- a CDS encoding peptidylprolyl isomerase, with translation MSSVILETTMGKIVIELFESEMPVTAGNFRTLTEKGFYNGVIFHRVIPGFMIQGGDPTGTGRGGPGYSIKDEFSRKNRNSKGTISMANAGPNTGGSQFFINVADNNFLDSKHPVFGRVTEGMDVAVAISAVKRDSNDRPVSKVVINRATVKSG
- a CDS encoding SDR family oxidoreductase; translated protein: MPGRLDKRVVVVTGAALGIGKATAIRAADEGAYVAVCDVKDTEGKDVVSEIVGKGGHASYYHMDVSREKEVSGTFTRLNKELGPVYGLVNNAGISGSSKPTHELTEEEWDIVFSVNVKGTFFCTKHALPYMIRNNRGSIVNLSSIYGLVGGEDVPPYHASKGAVRMMTKVDALLYAKHGIRVNSVHPGFIDTPMVQNYADSLGERTAVYSMVAGMHPLGRLGRSDEIANVIVFLLSDESSFMTGSEVIADGGYTAK
- a CDS encoding HAD-IA family hydrolase, producing MRVLDRLELNIDAGEFISILDSSIIPDRKVWSVLEQARDAGGVKIVALSNMPEHTWTMLKTTYGMDRLFDGVVLSYVVGIVKPDSRIFDAAIKVSGTTAKDCLFVDDAPENVAAAERRGIVSHLFRNAEGLVAFLKNNGIILRS